Proteins encoded by one window of Sorangium aterium:
- a CDS encoding 2-isopropylmalate synthase, with product MPEMIANQAMPPSDYVRIFDTTLRDGEQSPGATMTSSEKLEIALALAKLGVDVIETGFPAASPDDLLAVQTIAERVGAAAVPGRPAANPPIICALARATKVDIDKAWEGVARAAHPRIHTFLATSDIHLKHKLRMTRAEVLDRVRAMVAYARDLCADVEFSPEDAGRSEPEFLYQVLEAAIAAGATTLNIPDTVGYTIPSEFGALIAGIRKNVAGIDRAIVSVHCHNDLGLATANALEGIRAGARQAEVTINGIGERAGNTALEEIVMALATRRAVFGLRTGIDTTQIATVSRLVSAATGFNVQPNKAIVGANAFAHESGIHQDGMLKHQETYEIMRPEMVGVTQTRLVLGKHSGRHALRNRLEELGYHLDEAQLAAAFASFKALADKKKHVTDPDIEAIVSTTRAQADDLYTLDALQVACGTTGMPTATVRLRGPDGTLHVRAAIGTGPVDAAYRAIDEIVRVPSSLLEFSVHAVTEGIDALGEVSVRVRADATSNKRHPQHDAAARVFHGHGADTDILVASAKAYLTALNRLLATYGVEPKDDAAASESNQSGHGAAVETAR from the coding sequence ATGCCTGAGATGATTGCCAATCAAGCGATGCCCCCGTCCGATTACGTCCGCATCTTCGACACGACGCTGCGCGACGGCGAGCAGTCGCCGGGCGCGACGATGACGTCGTCGGAGAAGCTCGAGATCGCGCTCGCGCTGGCGAAGCTCGGCGTCGACGTCATCGAGACGGGCTTCCCCGCCGCCTCCCCCGACGATCTGCTCGCCGTCCAGACGATCGCCGAGCGCGTGGGCGCGGCCGCGGTCCCCGGCCGCCCGGCCGCGAACCCGCCGATCATCTGCGCCCTCGCCCGCGCCACCAAGGTCGACATCGACAAGGCGTGGGAGGGCGTCGCCCGGGCCGCTCACCCGCGGATCCACACCTTCCTCGCCACGAGCGACATCCACCTCAAGCACAAGCTCCGAATGACCCGGGCCGAGGTGCTCGACCGCGTGCGGGCCATGGTCGCGTACGCGCGCGACCTGTGCGCCGACGTGGAGTTCAGCCCCGAGGACGCCGGCCGGAGCGAGCCGGAGTTCCTCTACCAGGTGCTCGAGGCCGCGATCGCCGCCGGGGCCACCACGCTCAACATCCCGGACACGGTCGGGTACACCATCCCGAGCGAGTTCGGCGCGCTCATCGCCGGGATCCGCAAGAACGTGGCGGGGATCGACCGCGCCATCGTCTCGGTCCACTGCCACAACGACCTCGGGCTCGCGACGGCCAACGCGCTGGAGGGCATCCGCGCGGGCGCGCGCCAGGCCGAGGTGACCATCAACGGCATCGGCGAGCGCGCCGGCAACACCGCGCTCGAGGAGATCGTCATGGCGCTCGCGACGCGCCGGGCCGTCTTCGGGCTGCGCACCGGGATCGACACGACCCAGATCGCCACCGTGAGCCGCCTCGTCAGCGCGGCGACCGGCTTCAACGTCCAGCCGAACAAGGCGATCGTCGGCGCCAACGCCTTCGCGCACGAGTCCGGCATCCACCAGGACGGGATGCTGAAGCACCAGGAGACGTACGAGATCATGCGGCCGGAGATGGTCGGGGTGACGCAGACCCGGCTCGTCCTCGGCAAGCACTCGGGCAGGCACGCGCTCCGCAACCGGCTGGAGGAGCTCGGCTACCACCTCGACGAGGCCCAGCTCGCGGCGGCGTTCGCCAGCTTCAAGGCGCTCGCGGACAAGAAGAAGCACGTCACCGATCCCGACATCGAGGCGATCGTCTCGACCACGCGAGCGCAGGCCGACGATCTCTACACGCTCGACGCGCTCCAGGTTGCCTGCGGGACCACCGGCATGCCCACCGCCACGGTCCGCCTGCGCGGGCCGGACGGGACGCTGCACGTCCGCGCCGCGATCGGCACCGGGCCGGTGGACGCCGCCTACAGGGCGATCGACGAGATCGTCCGCGTGCCGAGCAGCCTCCTCGAGTTCTCGGTGCACGCGGTGACCGAGGGCATCGACGCGCTCGGCGAGGTGAGCGTCCGCGTCCGGGCGGACGCGACGTCGAACAAGAGGCACCCGCAGCACGACGCCGCGGCACGGGTCTTCCACGGCCACGGCGCTGACACCGACATCCTGGTGGCCAGCGCGAAGGCATACCTCACCGCCCTGAACCGGCTCCTCGCGACCTACGGCGTCGAGCCCAAGGACGACGCGGCGGCGTCAGAGAGCAACCAGAGCGGCCACGGCGCCGCCGTCGAGACCGCGAGGTAG
- a CDS encoding serine/threonine-protein kinase — MLRERETRPLGTRRSATGAHDTESVRRAVRRAFRVALWIWPAFTLVDMFMATVLYPAAPVWRCIALRVVEQALSLAVYRLSGRPTLSGRVVLLGYEAAFLTAAIFISLMALDFGGLTSAYMHGLSIVVLLRTALVPAPFSKALLASAPMFLAFPATMGIAAIFSPSIHAAWLDPTTLLTAASHYIFVPASGVIGALSSHVVWAAQQQVYQARKLGRYRLEAPIGKGGMSEVWLAWDETLHRDVALKLLRTRDAPDPAVPKRFEQEAHAASKLSDPHTIRIFDFGASDDGIYYIAMEHLRGADLAAIVRSYGPMPVARAVRFALQACRSLIEAHEAGIIHRDIKPQNLFVTRVGDDHDFLKLLDFGVARMVEGGRDAELTNSGMLCGTPAYMAPEVCRGDRADARSDIYSLGGTLYFLLTGELPFEGSSSGQLFVAHMTKAPHAPSVRRGPAVPRAVDRLVLRCLAKDPRHRFQSARALFDALLPLLDESAWTAADAERFWVTERAEKLGRPEAPLERPTTARGGSTRTASAR; from the coding sequence ATGCTCAGAGAGCGCGAGACTCGCCCGCTCGGCACGCGGCGCAGCGCAACGGGCGCCCACGACACCGAGAGCGTCCGCCGCGCGGTCCGCCGCGCTTTCCGGGTCGCGCTCTGGATATGGCCCGCGTTCACGCTTGTCGACATGTTCATGGCGACCGTGCTGTACCCCGCGGCGCCGGTGTGGCGCTGCATCGCCCTGCGCGTCGTCGAGCAGGCGCTCTCCCTGGCCGTGTACCGGCTGTCGGGGCGCCCGACGCTCTCGGGGCGCGTCGTGCTCCTCGGGTACGAGGCCGCGTTCCTCACCGCCGCGATCTTCATCTCGCTGATGGCGCTCGATTTCGGCGGCCTGACGAGCGCGTACATGCACGGGCTCTCCATCGTCGTGCTGCTCCGCACGGCGCTCGTTCCCGCGCCGTTCAGCAAGGCGCTCCTCGCCTCCGCGCCGATGTTCCTCGCCTTCCCGGCGACGATGGGCATCGCCGCGATCTTCTCCCCGTCGATCCATGCGGCGTGGCTCGATCCGACGACGCTGCTCACGGCCGCGAGCCATTACATCTTCGTCCCCGCCTCGGGGGTGATCGGGGCGCTGTCGAGCCACGTCGTGTGGGCCGCGCAGCAGCAGGTCTATCAGGCGCGCAAGCTGGGGAGGTACCGGCTCGAGGCGCCGATCGGCAAAGGGGGGATGAGCGAGGTCTGGCTCGCGTGGGACGAGACGCTCCACCGCGACGTCGCCCTCAAGCTCCTGAGGACGCGGGACGCGCCGGACCCGGCGGTGCCGAAGCGCTTCGAGCAGGAGGCGCACGCGGCGAGCAAGCTCAGCGATCCGCACACCATCCGGATCTTCGACTTCGGAGCGAGCGACGACGGCATCTACTACATCGCCATGGAGCACCTGCGCGGGGCCGATCTCGCCGCGATCGTGCGCAGCTACGGCCCCATGCCCGTGGCGCGCGCCGTGCGCTTCGCCCTGCAGGCCTGCCGCTCGCTCATCGAGGCGCACGAGGCAGGGATCATCCACCGGGACATCAAGCCGCAGAACCTCTTCGTCACCCGCGTGGGCGACGATCACGACTTCCTCAAGCTGCTCGACTTCGGGGTCGCGCGGATGGTCGAGGGCGGCCGGGACGCCGAGCTCACGAACAGCGGTATGCTCTGCGGGACGCCGGCCTATATGGCGCCGGAGGTGTGCCGCGGTGATCGGGCGGATGCGCGCAGCGACATCTACTCGCTCGGGGGCACGCTCTACTTCCTGCTCACCGGGGAGCTGCCGTTCGAGGGCTCGTCGTCGGGGCAGCTCTTCGTCGCGCACATGACGAAGGCCCCCCACGCGCCGTCGGTGCGGCGCGGCCCGGCCGTCCCTCGCGCGGTCGATCGCCTCGTCCTGCGCTGCCTCGCCAAGGACCCGCGCCACCGTTTCCAGAGCGCGCGCGCGCTGTTCGATGCGCTGCTCCCGCTGCTCGACGAGTCTGCCTGGACGGCGGCCGACGCGGAGCGCTTCTGGGTGACCGAGCGCGCGGAGAAGCTCGGCCGCCCTGAAGCGCCGCTCGAGCGCCCCACGACGGCGCGCGGGGGCTCGACGCGGACCGCCTCCGCCCGATAG
- the leuB gene encoding 3-isopropylmalate dehydrogenase, with amino-acid sequence MKANIVLLPGDGIGVEVVAETRATLDAVAAQFGHSFSYSEHLIGGCAIDATGTALTQETLDACRAADAVLLGAVGGPKWDNPSASVRPEQGLLALRQGLGLYANLRPIRLFPELIQASPLKAERLADVDILVVRELTGGLYFGKPRIREEVNGRRRAVDTLEYTDEEIQRVVELAFRLASSRRRLVTSVDKANVLESSRLWRTVATEVAARHPEIRIEHQLVDSCAMRLITSAAAFDVIVTENMFGDILTDEAAVLAGSLGLCPSASLGDGTRGVYEPIHGSAPDIAGKGIANPIGTILSAAMLLRHSLRLDKEAAVLERAVAQAIAGGARTADLGGKLSTQGMGAAVRAKLAG; translated from the coding sequence ATGAAGGCCAATATCGTTCTTTTGCCCGGCGACGGCATCGGCGTCGAAGTGGTCGCCGAAACCCGCGCCACACTCGACGCTGTCGCCGCCCAGTTCGGCCACAGTTTCAGCTACTCGGAGCACCTCATCGGCGGGTGCGCGATCGACGCGACCGGCACGGCGCTGACGCAGGAGACGCTCGACGCGTGCCGCGCGGCGGATGCCGTCCTGCTCGGCGCCGTCGGCGGCCCCAAGTGGGACAACCCGAGCGCGAGCGTCCGCCCCGAGCAGGGGCTGCTCGCCCTGCGCCAGGGGCTCGGCCTGTACGCCAACCTGCGGCCGATCCGCCTGTTCCCGGAGCTCATCCAGGCCTCTCCCCTCAAGGCGGAGCGGCTCGCGGACGTCGACATCCTGGTCGTCCGTGAGCTGACGGGCGGGCTCTACTTCGGCAAGCCGCGCATCCGCGAGGAGGTGAACGGGCGCCGGCGCGCTGTCGACACGCTCGAGTACACGGACGAGGAGATCCAGCGCGTCGTCGAGCTCGCGTTCCGCCTCGCCTCGTCGCGCAGGCGCCTCGTCACGTCCGTCGACAAGGCGAACGTCCTCGAGTCGTCGCGGCTCTGGCGCACGGTGGCGACCGAGGTCGCCGCCCGCCACCCGGAGATCCGCATCGAGCATCAGCTCGTCGACTCGTGCGCGATGCGGCTCATCACCTCGGCCGCGGCGTTCGACGTCATCGTCACCGAGAACATGTTCGGCGACATCCTGACCGACGAGGCCGCCGTGCTCGCCGGCTCGCTTGGGCTCTGTCCGAGCGCGTCGCTGGGCGACGGGACGCGCGGGGTCTACGAGCCGATCCACGGCTCTGCGCCCGACATCGCCGGCAAGGGCATCGCCAACCCGATCGGGACGATCCTGAGCGCCGCGATGCTGCTCCGGCACTCGCTTCGGCTCGACAAGGAGGCGGCCGTGCTCGAGCGCGCGGTGGCGCAGGCCATCGCCGGCGGCGCACGGACGGCGGACCTCGGCGGCAAGCTGTCGACCCAGGGGATGGGCGCCGCGGTCCGCGCGAAGCTCGCGGGCTGA
- the cimA gene encoding citramalate synthase yields the protein MNPPHNGAEQGARPSDRVDVYDTTLRDGTQREGISLACEDKLHIARHLDAFGLAFIEGGWPGSNPKDAQFFERAKDIEWKHAKIAAFGSTRRASLAPEDDPGLRALLAAGTSVCTIFGKSSVQHVTAVLRTTLDENLRMIEETIAFLRAHGRRVIYDAEHFFDGFALDRSYATETLRAAVRGGAEVVTLCDTNGGSMPWQIEAVVAEMKAALGHPLGIHAHNDGECAVANSIAAVRGGARHVQGTINGYGERCGNANLCAIIPNLELKLGLRALPDGALRGITELSHYVAEVANLSPDDHMAYVGRSAFAHKGGVHVAAMRREPASYQHIDPALVGNAMRTVVSELSGRGNLLSKAEEFGLDVPTGAEVEVLEQIKEREARGSSFEAAEASVALLLRRSSPGYKPPFRLLDFKVIAGQREGVGTFAEAMIKIAVDDEVVITAAEGSGPVNALDGALRKALAPVFPAVRDIQLVDYKVRILDGRDGTSATTRVLINSRDAHREWSTVGASTNIIDASWHALADGIEYGLTLAAREPQQFTSTLPASEVA from the coding sequence ATGAATCCGCCTCATAACGGCGCGGAGCAGGGCGCCCGCCCCTCGGACCGCGTCGACGTCTACGACACAACGCTACGGGACGGTACCCAGCGCGAGGGCATCTCGCTCGCGTGCGAGGACAAGCTGCATATCGCGCGCCACCTCGACGCGTTCGGCCTGGCCTTCATCGAGGGCGGGTGGCCTGGCTCGAACCCGAAGGACGCGCAGTTCTTCGAGCGGGCGAAGGACATCGAGTGGAAGCACGCGAAGATCGCCGCGTTCGGCTCGACGCGCCGGGCCTCGCTGGCCCCCGAGGACGACCCCGGGCTGCGCGCGCTCCTCGCCGCCGGGACGAGCGTCTGCACGATCTTCGGCAAGAGCTCGGTCCAGCACGTGACGGCGGTGCTGCGCACGACGCTCGACGAGAACCTCCGGATGATCGAGGAGACCATCGCCTTCCTGCGCGCGCACGGCCGCCGCGTGATCTACGACGCCGAGCACTTCTTCGACGGGTTCGCGCTCGACAGGTCGTACGCGACCGAGACGCTCCGCGCCGCCGTGCGCGGCGGGGCGGAGGTGGTCACGCTCTGCGACACGAACGGCGGCTCGATGCCCTGGCAGATCGAGGCGGTGGTGGCCGAGATGAAGGCGGCGCTGGGCCACCCGCTCGGGATCCACGCCCACAACGACGGCGAGTGCGCGGTCGCCAACTCGATCGCCGCCGTGCGCGGGGGCGCCCGCCACGTCCAGGGGACGATCAACGGCTACGGCGAGCGCTGCGGGAACGCGAACCTCTGCGCGATCATCCCGAACCTGGAGCTGAAGCTCGGCCTCCGGGCGCTCCCGGACGGCGCGCTCCGCGGCATCACCGAGCTCTCGCACTACGTCGCCGAGGTGGCGAACCTCTCCCCCGACGATCACATGGCCTACGTCGGGCGGAGCGCCTTCGCGCACAAGGGCGGCGTGCACGTCGCGGCGATGCGGCGCGAGCCTGCGTCCTACCAGCACATCGATCCCGCGCTCGTGGGCAACGCGATGCGGACCGTGGTCAGCGAGCTGTCGGGCCGCGGCAACCTCCTCAGCAAGGCCGAGGAGTTCGGGCTCGATGTGCCGACGGGCGCCGAGGTCGAGGTGCTGGAGCAGATCAAGGAGCGCGAGGCGCGCGGCTCGTCGTTCGAGGCGGCCGAGGCGTCCGTCGCGCTCCTGCTCCGCCGGAGCTCGCCGGGCTACAAGCCGCCGTTCCGGCTGCTCGACTTCAAGGTCATCGCGGGCCAGCGCGAGGGCGTCGGCACCTTCGCCGAGGCGATGATCAAGATCGCGGTCGACGACGAGGTGGTGATCACGGCGGCCGAGGGATCCGGCCCCGTGAACGCGCTCGACGGCGCGCTCCGCAAGGCGCTCGCGCCCGTGTTCCCGGCCGTGCGTGACATCCAGCTCGTCGACTACAAGGTGCGCATCCTCGACGGGCGCGACGGCACCTCGGCGACGACGCGCGTGCTCATCAACAGCCGCGACGCCCACCGCGAGTGGAGCACCGTCGGTGCGTCGACCAACATCATCGATGCGTCCTGGCATGCGCTCGCGGACGGGATCGAGTATGGGCTCACGCTCGCAGCGAGAGAGCCGCAGCAGTTCACATCCACGTTGCCTGCCAGCGAGGTCGCATGA